One part of the Magallana gigas chromosome 5, xbMagGiga1.1, whole genome shotgun sequence genome encodes these proteins:
- the LOC105329981 gene encoding uncharacterized protein, translating into MVTTLLTRGLGYTSVLISLSLLSAVSGCSPGEYQQYSGDCMTCPKGTYSESPPSYRCLNCPNATSTLTDGATNHSDCVYEKVGCYENLSTVNDTFLDVDNDVKVQTCVDSCAEWGYLYAAIQNATSCSCAQMNDGTSSSGCDNTDCGAVGTCGGETATTVYRTGRRKVAITTIDYTEEDLTAHGLNISGMSELEFRVLACKDAHVRLMYDRANYTHEFIEVVFGHSQNKYIGIRNRKHGVVVGDLAFYPGSYLDCFNWKFFRVSWENGTISIFIGDENKWYSYDTGIVFDVNYLVISAYGGTQCCWQMFADIIKDDTCPPLTMTTAVVPVTTAPILVCECPCGLSNISDEALKEKIDELKRTLTVDVKTTSQYERKFVCADDPRPSAKGVGIIFGPVLLSVVVGLVVLADFPNLVRSAIQLKKVIRKLQKQRNKDKYKKNDNKDSTDCDKNNDDKKEENDNEKGNPNNTNTTPDIKNNAKPAPTTAWAEKSEPPSINQEADQNKDNSSNPKKTVPKRGQNKFPNTRRILKAGGNPPSKLSPPPNNQKAEECNEVDDAKKKVGNGVKKPPANNLLRRNVRKNNNVSKTLSISET; encoded by the exons ATGGTGACCACATTGTTGACGAGGG gTTTGGGATATACATCAGTTTTAATCA GCTTGTCTCTTCTATCCGCTGTGTCTGGATGCTCCCCCGGGGAATACCAGCAGTACAGTGGGGACTGCATGACGTGCCCCAAGGGGACTTATAGCGAGAGCCCCCCTTCCTACCGGTGTCTGAACTGTCCCAACGCCACATCAACCCTGACGGACGGAGCAACAAATCACAGTGACTGCGTCT aCGAGAAAGTTGGTTGCTATGAGAACCTTAGCACCGTTAACGACACCTTTCTTGACGTCGACAATGACGTCAAAGTTCAGACCTGTGTGGACAGCTGTGCAGAGTGGGGGTACCTTTATGCTGCTATACAg AATGCAACTTCCTGTTCCTGCGCGCAGATGAACGACGGCACTTCTTCTTCCGGATGTGACAACACAGATTGTGGAGCAGTAGGCACGTGTGGTGGAGAGACCGCGACAACGGTGTACAGAACAGGAA GAAGAAAAGTGGCGATAACAACAATAGACTATACGGAGGAGGATCTAACAGCTCATGGCCTCAATATAAGCGGGATGTCAGAGCTAGAATTCAGGGTCCTCGCGTGTAAGGATGCGCACGTGCGACTGATGTATGACCGAGCTAACTACACCCATGAATTCATTGAGGTAGTGTTTGGTCACAGTCAAAACAAATACATTGGAATCCGCAACAGGAAGCATGGTGTCGTCGTGGGCGACTTGGCCTTCTATCCCGGTTCTTATCTTGACTGCTTCAATTGGAAGTTCTTCCGAGTTT CGTGGGAAAATGGCaccatttcaatatttattggtGACGAAAACAAATGGTACTCTTACGACACGGGAATCGTGTTCGACGTGAATTACCTGGTGATATCTGCCTATGGTGGTACTCAGTGCTGCTGGCAAATGTTTGCAG ATATAATTAAGGATGACACGTGTCCCCCGCTCACCATGACAACAGCGGTGGTCCCGGTTACCACGGCACCCATTCTTGTCTGCGAGTGTCCATGTGGTCTCTCCAACATCTCGGATGAAGCCCTCAAAGAGAAAATTGACGAACTCAAAAGAACACTGACAGTTGACGTCAAGACGACGTCACAATACGAACGAAAGTTCGTCTGCGCAGACGACCCGCGTCCGTCTGCTAAAGGGGTGGGGATCATATTTGGTCCCGTGCTGTTGTCTGTAGTGGTAGGACTTGTAGTGTTAGCAGACTTTCCTAATTTAGTCAGATCGGCCATACAGTTGAAAAAGGTTATCCGGAAGTTGcaaaaacagagaaataaagataaatacaagaaaaatgataataagGATTCTACAGACtgtgataaaaataatgatGACAAGAAGGAAGAAAATGACAATGAAAAAGGAAATCCAAACAACACAAATACCACCCCTGACATCAAAAACAATGCGAAACCAGCACCCACAACAGCTTGGGCTGAGAAGTCCGAGCCACCTTCTATCAATCAAGAGGCAGATCAAAACAAAGACAACTCATCTAATCCGAAAAAGACTGTTCCTAAGCGTGGGCAAAATAAGTTTCCAAATACACGAAGAATTCTCAAAGCAGGAGGCAATCCTCcatcaaaattatcacctccCCCGAACAACCAAAAAGCCGAGGAATGTAACGAAGTCGATGATGCTAAAAAGAAAGTGGGGAACGGTGTCAAAAAGCCGCCCGCCAATAACTTGTTAAGGAGGAACGTCAGGAAAAACAACAATGTGTCCAAAACTCTCAGCATCAGTGAAACCTGA